In the Brassica napus cultivar Da-Ae chromosome A7, Da-Ae, whole genome shotgun sequence genome, one interval contains:
- the LOC106354137 gene encoding vacuolar protein sorting-associated protein 52 A, translated as MSDGISIDALGQAVGDFSNHEKLGFDLGAYVGDLAFEEDSGSEDISLEGLQQELEECESDEVVANILSSGAKLREYAKGVENNLRKVELDSIEDYIKESDNLVSLHDQIHDCDSILSQMETLLSGFQEEIGSISSDIKILQEKSMDMGLRLKNRRVAESKLAKFVEDIIVPPKMIDVIVDGEVNEEYIRTLEILSKKLKFVAADPAVKSSKALKDVEPELEKLRQKAISKVYDFIVQKLIALRKPKTNIQILQQSVLLKYKYIISFLKEHGKEVFMDVRAAYIDTMNKVLSAHFRAYIQALEKLQLDIATAYDLIGVETRSAGLFSRAREPLKNRSAVFALGERIKIIKEIDQPALIPHIAEASALKYPYEVLFRSLHKLLMDTATSEYIFCDDFFGEESIFYEIFAGPFSVIDEHFNPVLTNCFDAIGLMLMIRIIHHHQLIMSRRRIPCLDSYLDKVNISLWPRFKMVFDSHISSLRDANIKTLWEDDVHPHYVMRRYAEFTASFIHLNVEYGDGQLDINLERLRMAVDVLILKLAKLFPRPKQQIVFLINNYDMTIAVLKEAGPEGGKIQMYFEELLKSNTSLFVEELLVEHFSDLIKFVKSRASEDSSLNPERSITVAEVDPLVKDFGSRWKTAIELMHKDIITSFSNFLCGMEILRAALTQLLLYYTRLTDCIKKIPGGSGLNKDLVSIQSIMFEIRKYSKTF; from the exons ATGTCCGACGGCATCTCCATTGACGCATTG GGTCAAGCCGTGGGGGACTTCAGTAATCATGAGAAACTTGGATTTGATTTGGGAGCTTATGTTGGAGATTTGGCTTTTGAAGAGGATTCAGGCAG TGAGGATATATCATTGGAGGGACTTCAGCAAGAACTAGAGGAATGTGAGAGTGATGAG GTTGTTGCCAATATACTGTCCAGTGGTGCGAAACTTAGAGAATATGCTAAAGGTGTAGAGAACAATCTACGGAAGGTCGAGTTGGATTCCATTGAG GATTACATAAAAGAAAGTGATAACCTTGTCTCACTTCACGATCAGATTCATGACTGTGACAGCATCTTGTCGCAAATGGAAACTCTCCTCAGTGGATTTCAG GAAGAGATTGGTTCTATAAGTTCCGACATAAAGATTCTTCAAGAAAAGTCGATGGACATGGGGTTGAGATTGAAAAACCGCAGG GTGGCTGAATCAAAGCTAGCAAAATTTGTCGAAGACATTATAGTGCCACCaaagatgatagatgttattgTGGATGGAGAG GTGAATGAAGAGTATATTAGAACGCTTGAAATTCTGAGTAAGAAACTTAAATTTGTAGCAGCAGATCCTGCGGTTAAAAGTTCCAAAGCATTAAAAGATGTGGAACCTGAGCTAGAGAAGCTCCGGCAAAAAGCTATTTCCAAG GTGTATGATTTTATTGTCCAGAAGCTTATAGCCCTAAggaaacccaaaacaaacatcCAGATTCTTCAACAGAGTGTGTTATTAAAGTACAA GTATATTATCTCCTTCCTCAAAGAACATGGAAAAGAAGTGTTTATGGATGTTCGTGCTGCATACATTGATACCATGAACAAG GTGTTAAGTGCACATTTTCGTGCTTATATTCAAGCTCTTGAGAAACTACAATTGGATATAGCGACAGCATATGACTTGATTGGGGTGGAGACTAGAAGCGCCGGTCTCTTCTCAAGAGCCAGGGAGCCACTAAAGAACCGTTCTGCCGTCTTTGCTCTGGGTGAGaggataaaaattataaag GAAATCGATCAACCTGCATTGATCCCGCACATAGCTGAAGCCAGCGCTCTCAAATATCCTTATGAAGTGCTCTTCAGGAGTTTGCACAAGCTACTTATGGATACAGCCACTTCTGA gTATATATTTTGCGATGATTTCTTTGGTGAAGAGtctatattttatgaaattttcgcGG GTCCATTTTCCGTCATTGATGAGCACTTCAATCCCGTTCTTACAAACTGTTTTGACGCTATCGGTCTGATGCTTATGATTCGCATTATACACCACCATCAG CTTATCATGTCTCGCCGGAGGATTCCATGCCTAGATTCATATCTGGACAAG GTTAATATATCTTTATGGCCTCGTTTCAAAATGGTGTTTGATTCACACATCAGCAGTCTGCGAGATGCAAACATAAAGACATTATGGGAAGATGATGTTCATCCTCACTATGTCATGAGGCGTTATGCTGAATTCACAGCTTCGTTTATTCACCTGAATGTTGAATATGGGGATGGGCAG CTTGATATAAATTTGGAGCGTTTAAGAATGGCTGTAGATGTCTTGATTCTCAAGCTTGCAAAGTTGTTCCCAAGGCCAAAGCAGCAAATTGTGTTTCTCATAAACAACTATGACATGACAATCGCCGTACTGAAG GAAGCTGGACCAGAAGGTGGTAAAATCCAAATGTATTTTGAGGAATTACTGAAGAGCAACACTTCGTTATTCGTG GAAGAATTACTGGTGGAGCATTTCAGTGATTTAATCAAATTTGTGAAATCTCGTGCTT CTGAGGATTCAAGCTTAAATCCAGAGAGATCCATCACAGTTGCTGAGGTAGATCCGCTGGTGAAAGACTTTGGAAGCAGGTGGAAGACAGCGATAGAGTTGATGCACAAAGATATCATAACCTCCTTCAGTAACTTCTTGTGTGGTATGGAGATCTTGAGAGCTGCATTGACACAACTGCTTCTCTATTACACAAGACTTACGGACTGCATCAAGAAGATACCTGGTGGATCTGGTCTGAACAAGGATCTTGTCTCCATTCAGTCTATAATGTTCGAGATCAGGAAGTACTCCAAGACTTTCTAA